The following proteins are encoded in a genomic region of Dialister hominis:
- a CDS encoding thiamine pyrophosphate-dependent enzyme — protein MASPRDYKNTIVPNWCPGCGDYGIQNAISAVCAKKGWANEDITLISGIGCSSRIGGYQYCYGAHTTHGRALPFAQGIKCANKDQHMIVCSGDGDSYAIGLGHAMHAIKRNMDITYLVFDNQVYGLTKGQTSPASDKGFVTKTTPDGNPLTPLDAPAMALAAGATFVAQAYAIDSKTMINVIERAVDHKGFSYVNIFTPCVTFNHLNTVQWYNEHLVKMEDVAPDHDPSSKAAAYRLLGETNSLVTGVIYEEKDSVAFGDIVPSKDVRLIDHVEKPSAELFEDLCKEFR, from the coding sequence ATGGCTTCACCGAGAGATTATAAAAATACAATCGTACCGAACTGGTGCCCCGGCTGCGGCGACTATGGCATTCAGAACGCCATCTCCGCTGTATGCGCCAAGAAGGGCTGGGCCAATGAGGATATCACACTGATTTCCGGCATCGGCTGCTCCTCCCGTATCGGCGGCTATCAGTACTGCTATGGCGCCCACACGACGCATGGCAGAGCTCTTCCTTTCGCACAGGGCATCAAATGTGCTAACAAGGATCAGCACATGATCGTCTGCTCCGGCGACGGCGACTCCTACGCCATCGGCCTGGGCCATGCTATGCATGCGATCAAGAGAAATATGGACATCACATACCTCGTATTCGATAACCAGGTATACGGCCTGACAAAGGGCCAGACGTCTCCGGCTTCCGATAAGGGCTTCGTCACCAAGACAACCCCGGACGGCAACCCGCTGACTCCGCTCGATGCTCCGGCTATGGCACTGGCTGCCGGCGCTACCTTCGTAGCACAGGCTTATGCTATCGACAGCAAGACCATGATCAACGTCATCGAAAGAGCTGTCGACCATAAAGGTTTCTCCTATGTCAACATCTTCACACCATGCGTTACATTCAACCACCTGAACACCGTTCAGTGGTACAATGAACACCTGGTCAAGATGGAAGACGTAGCACCGGATCATGATCCGTCCAGCAAAGCAGCTGCATACAGACTGCTCGGCGAAACGAACAGCCTCGTGACCGGCGTCATCTACGAAGAAAAGGACTCCGTTGCTTTCGGCGACATCGTACCGTCCAAGGACGTACGCCTGATCGACCACG
- a CDS encoding 2-oxoacid:acceptor oxidoreductase subunit alpha: METKRDFIWKMGGQQGQGVESCGEILGRVLAQEGYSLFSQRLFASRIKGGHTTIALRIATKEVATIGEHVDCLVALDQETIDLHGHEVPKGGVIIADDAFHPKFDAHSGCIFLALPITELARKYGSMQMKNIAALGMSAGVLGFPEDPFYGFIAERFGKKGEEIVSKNKQIFKDGYDVAIEKLQGVSLGALATPPKKDQLYLLGNEAAALGAISAGARFMASYPITPASEIMEYMIKVVHKINGTVVQTEDELSSCMMAMGAGYAGVRAFTATSGPGLSLMAESISMATIAEIPVVIIDVMRAGPSTGMATKVEQSDIRYAIASGHGDAEKIVLAASSIEDCYYITQEAFNLAEEFQTPVILLSDLQFGMCKQSVPAFDPNRIAIKRGKLVTEGLPELDTAKKAYFHRFEDVEDGISPRTIPGVKNGMFLSTGLEHNVFGKPAEGQADRVMEMNKRHRKFAGVAKAIQPFTVAHEDTDCDLLLIGVTSTNGAIEEAREELEAQGKKVNHLQLRLLSPFPTEALAPYINGAKKVLIVEEDLTAQLHELFAINFACHDKLLSLLQYDGTPFLASTIVKKAEEVY; this comes from the coding sequence GTGGAAACGAAACGTGATTTTATTTGGAAAATGGGCGGACAGCAGGGTCAGGGCGTAGAATCCTGCGGCGAAATTCTCGGACGCGTACTGGCACAGGAAGGGTATTCCCTTTTCAGCCAGCGTCTCTTCGCATCCCGCATTAAGGGCGGTCATACAACGATTGCCCTGCGTATCGCAACGAAAGAAGTCGCTACGATCGGTGAGCATGTAGACTGCCTGGTAGCCCTGGACCAGGAGACTATCGACCTTCACGGTCATGAAGTTCCGAAGGGCGGCGTTATCATCGCTGATGACGCATTCCACCCGAAATTTGACGCACATTCCGGATGTATTTTCCTGGCGCTTCCAATCACGGAGCTGGCAAGAAAGTACGGCAGCATGCAGATGAAGAACATCGCTGCACTGGGCATGAGCGCAGGCGTTCTGGGATTCCCGGAAGACCCGTTCTATGGTTTCATCGCTGAACGCTTCGGCAAGAAGGGCGAAGAAATCGTTTCCAAGAACAAACAGATTTTCAAGGACGGCTATGATGTAGCTATCGAGAAGCTGCAGGGCGTATCTCTGGGTGCTCTGGCAACTCCTCCGAAGAAAGATCAGCTGTACCTGCTTGGCAATGAAGCAGCAGCCCTCGGCGCTATTTCCGCAGGTGCCCGCTTCATGGCATCTTACCCGATTACCCCGGCTTCTGAAATCATGGAATACATGATCAAAGTCGTACACAAGATCAACGGTACGGTCGTACAGACGGAAGACGAATTGTCCTCCTGCATGATGGCTATGGGCGCAGGTTATGCCGGCGTTCGTGCTTTCACCGCTACTTCCGGCCCAGGGCTTTCCCTCATGGCTGAATCCATTTCCATGGCAACCATCGCAGAAATCCCGGTCGTCATCATTGACGTTATGCGTGCAGGCCCGTCCACGGGCATGGCTACGAAGGTAGAACAGAGCGATATCCGCTATGCGATTGCTTCCGGCCATGGCGATGCTGAAAAGATCGTCCTCGCTGCATCTTCTATCGAAGACTGCTACTACATTACCCAGGAAGCTTTCAACCTGGCTGAAGAATTCCAGACTCCGGTCATTCTCCTTTCCGATCTGCAGTTTGGTATGTGCAAACAGTCTGTACCGGCTTTCGATCCGAACCGCATCGCTATCAAACGCGGCAAGCTCGTTACCGAAGGTCTGCCGGAACTTGATACGGCAAAGAAAGCATACTTCCATCGTTTCGAAGATGTCGAAGACGGCATTTCCCCGAGAACGATTCCTGGCGTAAAGAACGGCATGTTCCTCTCCACCGGCCTCGAACACAATGTATTCGGCAAACCGGCTGAAGGTCAGGCTGACCGCGTCATGGAAATGAACAAACGTCACAGGAAATTCGCTGGTGTGGCTAAAGCTATCCAGCCATTCACCGTGGCTCATGAAGATACCGACTGCGATCTGCTCCTGATCGGCGTCACCTCCACAAACGGCGCAATCGAAGAAGCTCGTGAAGAACTGGAAGCTCAGGGCAAGAAGGTCAACCACCTCCAGCTCAGACTTCTCTCTCCATTCCCGACCGAAGCGCTCGCTCCTTACATCAATGGCGCAAAGAAGGTCCTCATCGTAGAAGAAGACCTCACCGCACAGCTGCATGAACTTTTCGCCATCAATTTCGCCTGCCACGACAAGCTCCTGTCTCTCCTGCAGTATGACGGAACTCCGTTCCTGGCATCCACGATTGTAAAGAAAGCTGAGGAGGTATACTGA
- a CDS encoding aldehyde dehydrogenase family protein: protein MAKADIQEQYGLFINGEFVPASDGATFDAHNPANGEHLAYFAEATKEDVDAAVKAARAALPEWSKTSPIERQNILLKIADIIDANLDHLALVETLDNGKPIRETTAADIPLGSDHFRYFAGCLRAWEGSATMLDNNTLSLILHEPVGVVGQVIPWNFPFTMACWKLAPALAAGNTIVIKPSSHTSLSLMELTRLIQDVLPKGVLNVITGKGSKSGQWLLDHPDLDKLAFTGSTEVGHGVYQAACDKLIPVTLELGGKSANIVFDDADLKQAVDGACKGILFNQGQVCCAGSRLFVQEGIFDEFIKHLKATFEGVKVGDPTDPTTQLGAQIYKAQQDKVLSYIKIGLEEGATLVTGGERYTENGCDKGFFMKPTILIAGNNDCRVCQEEIFGPVVVVQKFKTADEVIALANDSVYGLGGAVFSKNIDTALKVARAVRTGRMWVNTYNDLPAGAPFGGYKQSGIGRETHKVMLEHYSQTKNILINLREGVSGMYDIK from the coding sequence ATGGCAAAAGCAGACATTCAGGAACAGTATGGTCTCTTCATTAATGGCGAATTCGTTCCCGCCTCTGACGGCGCTACCTTTGACGCCCACAATCCGGCAAATGGCGAGCACTTGGCTTATTTCGCAGAAGCAACCAAAGAAGACGTAGACGCAGCTGTCAAGGCAGCAAGAGCAGCTCTTCCGGAATGGTCCAAGACTTCTCCAATCGAAAGACAGAACATTCTTCTGAAGATCGCTGATATCATCGACGCAAACCTCGATCATCTCGCACTGGTGGAAACACTGGACAACGGCAAGCCGATCCGTGAAACCACAGCAGCAGATATTCCGCTGGGTTCCGATCATTTCCGTTACTTCGCAGGATGCCTGAGAGCTTGGGAAGGTTCTGCCACCATGCTCGACAACAACACTCTGTCCCTGATTCTCCACGAACCAGTCGGCGTTGTTGGTCAGGTCATTCCGTGGAACTTCCCGTTCACCATGGCTTGCTGGAAACTCGCTCCTGCACTGGCAGCAGGCAACACCATCGTTATTAAACCGTCCTCCCATACATCCCTGTCCCTCATGGAACTCACCCGCCTCATCCAGGACGTCCTCCCGAAGGGCGTGCTGAACGTCATCACCGGCAAGGGCTCCAAATCCGGTCAGTGGCTCCTTGACCACCCGGACCTGGACAAACTGGCATTCACCGGCTCCACCGAAGTAGGCCACGGCGTATACCAGGCTGCCTGTGACAAACTCATCCCCGTCACCCTCGAACTGGGCGGCAAATCTGCCAACATCGTATTCGACGACGCAGACCTGAAGCAGGCTGTCGACGGCGCATGCAAAGGCATCCTCTTCAACCAGGGCCAGGTATGCTGCGCAGGCTCCCGCCTCTTCGTTCAGGAAGGCATTTTCGATGAATTCATCAAACATCTGAAAGCAACCTTCGAAGGCGTCAAAGTAGGCGACCCGACCGATCCGACCACCCAGCTGGGCGCTCAGATCTACAAAGCACAGCAGGATAAAGTCCTCAGTTACATCAAGATCGGCCTCGAAGAAGGCGCAACTCTCGTAACCGGCGGCGAACGCTACACCGAAAACGGCTGCGACAAAGGCTTCTTCATGAAACCGACTATCCTGATCGCAGGAAACAATGACTGCCGCGTATGCCAGGAAGAAATCTTCGGACCAGTTGTCGTTGTACAGAAATTCAAGACAGCTGACGAAGTCATTGCTCTGGCAAACGACAGCGTATACGGCCTCGGCGGCGCAGTATTCAGCAAGAACATCGACACCGCTCTGAAAGTAGCACGTGCTGTACGCACCGGACGTATGTGGGTCAACACCTACAACGACCTCCCGGCAGGCGCACCATTCGGCGGCTACAAACAGTCCGGCATCGGCAGAGAAACCCACAAGGTTATGCTCGAACACTACAGCCAGACAAAGAATATCCTGATCAACCTCAGAGAAGGCGTCAGCGGTATGTACGACATTAAATAA